The Oncorhynchus masou masou isolate Uvic2021 chromosome 13, UVic_Omas_1.1, whole genome shotgun sequence genomic interval agtgaacaaataacacaattACATGTTTATTTCATAAATAAAGTTATGCAACACGCAATGCCCCAGTGTAAAAAAACGAATGGCCCCCTTACACGCAATAACTGgttgcaatgactccaaccaaatacttcctgtagttgttgaccaGTCTCTCACATCACTAAGGGAATTCTGGCATAGTCTTgtatgcagaactgctttaactccgCAACCTtcgtgggttttcaagcatgaaatGCTCGTTTCAAGTTATgccacatctcaattgggattaggtctggactttgactagaaCATTTCAAATTTGTTGCTTTTGAATCATTTTCATATTGAGATGATTGTGTGTTGGATGATTTGTATTGCTGCATAACCCAGCTGCACTTCAGCTCACAGATGGATGGCCTAACTTTCTCCTGTAGAGTTTTCGGATGCAGCCTATTTTAAACGCACCAAAACACCTGTGTCCCCAAACAGGTGGAGCTGGAGGTGACCATCCCAGGCGAGGGGAAAGACCGGAACTTCAAAGTGGCCATAAAGTGGGTGTCCTGCGTCAGTCTGCAAGCTCTTCAAGAAGCCCTGTCTGGACGACTGCCAAACATCCCCTTTGAGACCATCCAGGCCCTGGACGTGGTCATGAGACATTTGCCCTCTATGAGGTCAGTGTTTTCCCCTTTAGAACAATCAGTATATTTTTGGTATGTAATATTGGTATTTAATGGTGGTATTTAGTTACAGCACATACATAGTTATCAAACAAATGTTCTTGTGCAAATGGACTTGATCAAACCAGTAAATGGGTCCACACACCTAATATGTCCCTCTATCCCAAGACGTTTCTTCTATCTTTCCTTCAAACATGGTCACAAATTCACAAATCGCAGTTTTCTTTGTACCCACCAAAGCCTTACAATCCCCATTCACTTCTAGTATATTTTTCCCTGTGGGTTATGCaaattcctctctccttgtctatttGTAAAGCCAATTTCAGTTGAGATATTAATCACATTTTCCTCCCACCCTCTTCCACCAGGTACACCCCCGTCGGACGTTCTTTCTTCACCCCTTCAGAGGGATGCTCCAACCCCCTGGGCGGGGGCAGGGAGGTCTGGTTTGGGTTCCACCAATCGGTTAGGCCTTCCCTGTGGAAGATGATGCTAAACATTGACGGTAGGTTTCACTCTGCAAATGGCTGTAAGGAATGTACCATTTGGAACACAACCAAAGTGTCAGACTaaagtatgtctctgtgtgtgactgGAAGGAGGATAGTACTGGGAATCTCATTCCATGGTAGGTTTCAGTCAGTAAATAAGTGGCGTTGATTAAGCTCTCCCTAAAGTGCTGATTTGGGTGGAGCTTGTACTTTGTGGTGATGCCGTTATGGTAGGTTGCACTCGTTTTAGCAGTGGGTTTACACTTTTAGGACCAATGGCAAGTTACAGTATGTATCTGGAAGGAGGATAGGCCTGAATCTGTGCTGTGCTTGGTGTTTTGTTTTTGCAGTGTCGGCCACCGCCTTCTACAAGGCCCAGCCTGTGATTGAGTTCATGTGTGAGGTTTTGGATTTCAAAAGTATCGAAGAACAACAGAAACCCTTAACCGACTCCCAGAGAGTAAAGTTTACCAAGGAAATCAAAGGTAATCATTCATTACCAGGTAATCAATAGTTGCGTTGGGTTGGTTGTTTTGTCTGTCTGAGTGGAAATATTTGAAAATACTTATATCCAAAAATTCTGTACTATAACATATAAATGTTGCTATGATGCATGTATCTTTGTGTATTGACTTAAAATTTGAATCTGACTTGAAATCAGAGTAGAATGTGATGAAATAGGAAACTGTTGTTGTCCACAGAATATGTGAATCTGACCATTGTCTTGTTGTGATTCTCAGGTCTGAAGGTTGAGATCACTCACTGTGGTCAGATGAAACGGAAGTACAGAGTATGTAATGTTACCAGAAGACCGGCCAGCCACCAGACGTAAGAAAGAACACAACAGCCTCGATTCCTTTAGTTTCCTGTGATGTAAACATGACTGGTTTGTTTAGGGATGTGATAGAAATAAACCTAATGTTAACATGTTTTACACATCATTAATGCGCAGGTTAGGAGCAGATCCCAATCAAGTTAAACAGAAATCCCCACTTGGTCTTGGATTTCTTTGAAAATCCATTTCAACTTTTTTTCTTTTTGGTTCGCTCATCTGTTTGACCTCAGGTTTCCACTGCAGCAGGAGAATGGCCAGACCATAGAATGCACAGTAGCGCAGTACTTCAAAGACAAGTACAAACTCATACTGCGCTACCCCCACCTCCCCTGTCTACAGGTCGGACAGGAGCAGAAACACACCTACCTCCCCCTCGAGGTCAGTCGGCCGTCTCCCCTTACAACTTGTTGATGGTTTACTGCTGGGTTTAAGTTGTTACAAAGAATGAGGACCCGGTCGGTATTATAGAATCCCTGCTTTACCATTACTTCGACAGACGATGCACAAGAGTAtgttttagtaatttagcagaccctcttatccagagcgacttacagtagtgagtgcgtACGTTTTCGTATTGGTCCCCCGTgagaatcgaacccacgaccctggcgttgcaagcgccatgctctaccaactgagccacacgggacatCATCGTGTCAGGTAGCTCAGAAGTGTTTTAAAACCTGCCACACTTCCTTTGAATCAGCTGTTTTTTCCTAGGAGAAAAGACATGCACACATTTAAACATGATATGCTTCTCATCCTTTTATCTAGAAAATGCATTGAACAAATAGGTTTTCAGCCACTTTACACATTTATAAATGTAATTTGCCTGACGCGTGAGTGGAGGAGTCTCATTTCATGCAAGCGCATTTGTTTCCTCCTTTATTTTTGGCCTTTTTCAAAAGGAGGcaaggagagaactgaggatttAGCTTAACCAATTGACAATTTCCATATGCAAGACTATTCTCCGGCTGAGGCCTTCGTGATGCGTCCCTGGGGTTAGTAATAAAGCTGTGTTGTAATGTATGTGTCTAGGTCTGTAACATAGTGGCTGGCCAGCGGTGCATCAAGAAGCTGACCGACAATCAAACATCCACTATGATCCGTGCCACAGCCCGATCGGCACCCGACCGTCAGGAAGAGATCAGCAAACTGGTAAAGAGACTTAACTGACTTGGGAGAGTAAACTCAAGCACAGTGTGTCTTGAAAGCTACTTTTATGAACTTGAAATTATCTATTAGGGTGTACATTCACTCTGGACGGCTGTGATTTAACTATTGATGGCTACATATGTGAATGTTTTCATTCAGGCTGTCTTTCCAAagtcctagtgtgtgtgtgtgtgtatatataaacaaTGATGCAAAAGCACCtaattatttattatatttttgcagacttttacttcactacattcctaaagaaaatactccatacattttccctgacacccaaaagtactcacactttgacaggaaaatggtccaattcacacacttatcaagagaagatccttggtcatctactgcctctgaactggaggactcactaaacacgtgcttcatttgtaaattatgtctgagtgttgatgtGCCCCTAACTATCCGccaataaatttaaaaaataatttgtgcattttagcaattccatttacttttgatacttaggtatatttaaaaccaaatacttttaggcttttactcaagtagtattttactggatgacttttacatgagtcattttctatttgaGTACTTTCTCCACAACTGTATATAAACACTGAATTATTACCACTAaacctttttctctcttttcagaTGAGAAGTGCCAACTTTAACAATGATCCTTACGTGCGTGAGTTTGGGGTGATGGTGAGGGATGAGATGACCGAGGTGAACGGCAGAGTCCTCcaggccccatccatcctctatGGAGGGCGGGTAGGTTTCTCTTATTTAAGATGGGTTGGGTTAATCCTGGTGCTGGGAACCCAAAGGGGTACACATGATTGTTTTTGTACTAACAAGTACAcaactgattcaaatgatcaactaaTCACCAAGCTTTTAATCAGGTGTGTAGTTCTAAGGCAAAAACTTGACCTGATTAAAAACTGCACTGATGAACAACAGTTCTTACGTATATTATGGGATCTTAGATCACTCCAAATAACTAAGTTACGTCACTTGTATTTTGAATCAGCCTTCTAATGTGAAACATCCCATATAAGCCCGGTGTACACAACCCAATTTTGGCCCTGATTTTTAGCGACCAAATCCCCATGTCGTTGCCTACTCGGGGTGTGCGTCACCAACGCAGATTTAATGTGACTACCACTAGTATGCGTCTTGCCTTTAGCCAAAGTGTCAGTTACAGCTCTGAAGTGCACAAGCAATGTTATTTAAATTCAAATGATGACTAGACATTTCAACTGTGTATGGCAAATGTGAATGTCTGACTCAAAAAGTTCGAGGCTGCTTTGAGCCACAGCACGTTGGAGCTACGTTTAATCTAATCACATTGTTTTGGCGAGACATCGTGATATCAAATCCTCACCGACCAAGTGAAGTCTTGCAGGGTGACCTCAGTCTGTGCCACATCGCTTAGTATTGCACCACTATGTTGGCAACACAAACAAAAACTACAGGAATGCCAGTTGTTTAATGCGAGGCTCAGCGATGTTAGAATTTTGACTCATGTAGTGTACACCCGGCTTAATTTGTCCCATTCAGACAACTATTTGTCTCTGACCCTTATCTCGTCTTCCTTTTACTCAAGCAGAATAAAGCAATAGCAACTCCCATCCAGGGAGTGTGGGACATGAGGAACAAGCAGTTCCACACTGGCATTGAGATCAAGGTGTGGGCCATTGCCTGCTTCGCCCCACAGAGACAGTGTACTGAACTCCTGCTTAAGTAAGAACTGCTGCTGCCAGGGGCCCTTAGGAGCCTCAATAAccatcggggggggggggttataattGGGATGTTTTTTTAAAAAGTTAAAAGTATTTTTCAATTTCTGAAACTTTCTTGTGTTAGCCTGCTTATGATTTCAATCTACACAATATTTTTGGAATCCAATAAAGAGTTAGAGGACACTAGTATTGTGTTTTTGTACCTTCGAACCTGTTTCTCTCAGGGCGTTCACAGACCAGCTGCGTAAGATCTCTCGCGACGCGGGGATGCCCATCCAGGGCCAACCCTGTTTCTGTAAGTACGCTCAGGGGGCGGACAGCGTGGAGCCCATGTTCAAACACCTGAAGTACACCTACCAGGGCCTGCAGCTGGTGGTGGTCATCCTGCCTGGGAAGACACCCGTCTATGGTGAGGAAACTGGAAACTATactgtacaaaaatataaacgcaacaattttcacggtacagttcatatgaggaaatcagtcaaatgaaataaagaaattaggccctgatctatggatttcacatgtctGGGAATACAGATTTGCACATGatagatacctttaaaaaaatgtatctctaaaatgcaattatgttcaTTGTCTATAGTTAATGCTTGCCCATACataaccccactaccaccatggggcactttgttcacaatgttgacatcagcaaaacgcTCGTTGTcgtcctccccacacacacacacacaatctgcggttgtgaggacgtactgccaaattctcaaaaacgacggaggtggcttatggtagagaaataaacattaagttatctggcaacagctcaggTGGGCATttctgcagtcaacatgccaatggcatgctccctcaacttgagacatctggcATTGTTacgtgacacaactgcacattttagtggcattctattgtccccagcacaagctgcACATGTGTAAGGATCATGTTTAATCaccttgatataccacacctgtcaggtggatggattatctaggCAAAGGGTGAAATGATCATTAAGATGTAAAAATATTTGTGGCCAAAATTTGAGATAAGCTTTTTGTTCTGGGatcatttcagctcatgagacatgggccaaaacttcacattttgtgttgtatatttttgttcagtatatgttccTAAGTTAATGAATGTCACTGTTTATAAGTCTGCCTCTAAATCCTATTGGTTCAGTTAGTGCTGTGCTCTAAACTGTTCTGGATTATATGTTCAACTGTATGAAAGCAAATTTCACATGATCTTTCTACCTTAcactttgacattttagtcacttagcagacactcttatccaaagcgacttaaaTTAGTGCATTCATAAACCAATTCAGAATTCATTGCAAAACACAAActagctgtatatctctctgttgtGCTGACATagcctttctccctccctcccctgcttcTCTGTGTGCTAGCTGAGGTGAAGCGTGTTGGTGACACGGTGCTAGGCATGGCCACCCAGTGTGTCCAGGTCAAGAATGTTCAGAAAACCACTCCCCAGACCCTTTCTAACCTCTGCCTGAAGATCAACGTCAAGCTGGGCGGGgtcaacaacatcctcctccCACAGGGCAGGTCAGTGCAGAACCTCTCATTGTCATCGCTATGAATACTCGCTGGTTTACTGTTAATGTCTAACAGTATTGTACTCTGCATTCGGTTCAAATGTATAAacctgggcctcccgggtggtgcagtggtctatggcactgcatcgcagtgctagctgtgccaccagagactctgggttcgtgcccaggctctgtcacagccggccgtgaatgggaggtccgtggggtgacgcacaattggcctagcgtcgtccggtttagggagggtttggccggtagggatatccttgtctaatcgcgcactagcgactcctgtggcgggccgggcacagtgcacgctaaccaggtcgaccaggtgcactgtgtttcctccgacacattggtacggctggcttccgggttggatgcgcgctgtgttaagaagcaatgcggcttggttgggttgtttcggaggacgcatggctttcgacctttgtctctcccgagcccgtacgggagttgtagtgatgagacaaatAGTAACTAGAGAcggatagtaactactaacaattggataccacgtaattggggagaaaagggggttaaataaaatgtataataAAATATGTATAAACCAGTATGCGTTAATCCATGAAATCTGTGAGACTTACATTCTTCCATAATAGCTTTTGTGGCTTATTCCAAGATATCAAGTCTACTCCGTCTACACGCTATAAGTGAAGTCAGTCTCATCCAGCCATCCATGTATATGTCCGTTCTTCTGTTCACACGTCTTCTCTGTGATGGTGGCTCTGGTTAATCTTGTGGGTGTCTGTTCTTCCCAGGCCCCTGGTGTTCCAGCAGCCAGTCATCTTCCTGGGTGCTGATGTCACTCACCCTCCTGCTGGAGATGGGAAGAAACCCTCCATCGCTGCAGTAAGTCGGACAGAGCAGACGCTCCACAGGACCTTGTCACCTACCAGGGACtgtaggggtgcatctcaatagtctacagTAGTTTATTTTACCCACAGAACCATGTTTCTGCTAGGGAGTAGGGGTGCAATAGTCTATAGTGGTGTCCTTTACTATGTCCAACATCTGAAATGGAGAGAACTGAGGGAATCAATAGCCTACCATTCCACCTTGCTCACTGACCAGCTTTGACCTGAATTTCAAAACAGCCAAAAAATAAATGATCTTAATTGTGCTCTGTGCTTCCTCTGGGATGTGCTTCCTCCTGATGCATCCCTACATGACCTATCCATCTCCATCTGACCTATCCCTCTAGTGAAAATCCTGATGTGTATGTTTGTATATTGTCCTGATCACATCCCTGTTCCTCTTTTCTAGGTGGTGGGGAGCATGGACGCCCACCCCAGCCGCTACTGTGCCACGGTGCGGGTGCAGCAACATCGCCAGGACATCATCCAGGACCTGGCCACAATGGTCAGAGAGCTGCTCATCCAGTTCTATAAGTCCACCCGCTTCAAGCCCACCCGGATCATCTACTACCGCGACGGCATATCTGAGGGCCAGTTCAACCAGGTTAGACTTGAGGTAGACTTGAGGAAATAGGATTTCAATTCAATTGCATGATCTGTAATTGTACTGTACTGGTTCTGAGTAAAGGATTTTctgctattttattttttatttttttggtttCTGTTTCTATTGGTTACTGTCCCAATTTACTTCTGAATGTCTAGTCTTTGTTTTACTGAGATCATATCAGGTATTTCAGATTTTTAAAACTTTTTAACCAAAAAGAAAGTTAAaaggtttattttttttatcccaGCTGTGTTTCTGTTTCTATTAGTAACCGTTCCGATTCTGAATTGCCCGCTCTATCATTTCACATTTGTATTGTGACGTGTGGGAGTTACTGTTTATAAACTGTAGCTGTCGTTTTGGATTTTGTCCAGGTGCTCCAACATGAGTTACTGGCAATCCGTGAGGCCTGCATCAAACTGGAGAAGGACTACCAGCCCGGTATCACCTTCGTGGTGGTGCAGAAGAGACACCACACTCGACTGTTCTGCATGGACAGAAACGAGAGGGTTCGACATCTCTCCAATTCATACTGACCACTGTTATTACTGTGAAAGAAACTTCTATGAAATACATTGTGATATTATATGATTCCTAATGTGTTTTGTTCAGGTTGGTAAGAGTGGCAACATCCCTGCAGGCACCACAGTGGACACCAAAATCACTCACCCATCGGAGTTTGACTTCTACCTGTGTAGCCATGCTGGCATTCAGGTAGGGACCAGCCAAATGGCTAGGGTACAATTTCTGACACAACCCAGGACACTGTAGAGCTAGCAAGTGGAGAATGGACTATTCTGGAAGAGAGCCTACCTCCAGCTTTACaaatactaaactcagcaaaaaaagaaacatctctTTTTTAGGACccggtctttcaaagataatttgtaaaaatccaattaacttcacagatcttcactgtataaacactgttttccatgcttgttcaatgaaccataaacaattaatgaacatgcacctgtggaacggtcgttaagacactaacagcttatagaCTGTAGGCAATTAACGTCAGTTAataacttaggacactaaaaaggtctttctactgactctggaaaaacacgaagaaagatgcccagggtccctgctcatctgcgtgaacatgccttaggcatgctgcaaggaggcatgaggactgcagatgtgtccagggcaataaattgcaatgtccgtactgtgagacgcttaagacagcgctacaggacgAACACCTGATCGTCCTCGcggtggcagaccacgtgtaacacctgcacaggatcggtacatccgaccatcacacctgcgggacaggtacaggatggcaacaactgcctgagttacaccaggaacgcacaatccttccatcagtgctcagactgtccgcaataggctgagagaggctgcactgagggcttgtaggcctgttgtaaggcaggtcctcaccagacatcaccggcaacaacgtcgcctatgggcacaaaccctgcgtcgttggaccagacaggcctggcaaaaagtgctcttcactggtGAGTTGCGATttggtctcaccaggggtgatggttggatttgtgtttatcgtcgaaggcatgagcgttacaccgaggcttgTACTTTAGAGCGGGATTAATTTGGAGGTGgaaggtccgtcatggtctgggccgtgtgtcacagcatcatcggactgtcCTTGCAGgccatctcaacgctgtgcgttacagggaagacatccacATTGGTCTGCcttggccagcaaagagcccggatctcaatcccattaagcacgtctgggacctgttgtattggagggtgagggcttgggccattccccccaaaaatgtctgggaacttgcaggtgctttggtggaagagtagggcaacatctcacagcaagaactggcaaatctggtgcagtccataaggagatgcactgcagtacttaatgcagctggttgccacaccagatactaacgGTTACTTTTTttgttgacccccccccccccccctttttttcagGGACAAACTATtttaatttctgttagtcacatgtctgtggaacttgctcAGTATATCTCGCAGTTGTTGAATCTTCTGTTCACACATCTACACGTGttaattaagtttgctgaaaataaacgcagttgacagtgaggacgtttctttttttgctgagtttgtgcTTCTGAGACCTAGATGTAGTTTCACTGCTCTAAATGTTTTTATAATTGGGATGTTTAACATTTATAGGCTGTTATACTTTGGTTGTAGTAGAGCTAAATGACATGCATTACCACTAAACATGATTTAATAATGGTAATACCTTTCCCCAGGGGACCAGCCGACCGTCCCATTACCACGTGCTGTGGGACGACAACCATTTCACCTCGGACGAGCTGCAGGTGCTAACCTACCAGCTGTGCCACACCTATGTGCGCTGCACCCGCTCCGTGTCCATCCCAGCACCAGCCTATTACGCCCACCTGGTGGCATTCCGTGCCCGTTATCACCTGGTGGATAAGGAGCATGACAGGTAAGAGACCACGTCTGATGTTGACCATGGCTCTGTTCTGATAACCTATTCAAAATACCTCCTTATTTCCATCGTATCGCTGTACCGTTCAAACTGTGACAGGTTAGTGATTACCAGGAAGTATTGAAGGAGAATTTAAAACAAAATTGGGACTGAAGAATTCACTCTTCCCATTGTAATCATTCTAGTGCGGAGGGCAGTCACACGTCGGGACAGAGCAATGGGCGTGACCAGCAGGCTTTGGCCAAGGCAGTTCAGATCCACCAGGACACACTGCGCACTATGTACTTCGCCTGAAGCACCGGTGGCGGGCATTGGTGAGACAGACCCAACAGGGAAGAagccttctctcctcccacctAACCCCCTTACTGTATCAGGTGTGGGCGTTAAGTGGGTTTGTcgtcttgtctctctctgccagtaaAGGGGAATGATACCAAACAAATTAgggagattttttttctccaaaatgtCCAGAATTATTTTCAAACATGCATACAAAACTGCTTTCTCCCCCCCCTTCCTGGCCTAACCCTGGTCATTATTAGGCAGTACTATGTAAAATGATTCCTCAGAAATGGGTTGTGGTGGAGTGGACTCCTTTATTTTACATGTTGTACATTTTGTTTGTATTTGTAAATGCGGGGGAGAGATTTGTATTACTTTTCTTTACACTGACAGTTGGAAATACTTGTATCAAACTAAGGGGCGGTATCATCACACTTTGGTGGTGTTTAGACACTATACAGTTTTCTGAAGGGGTCTCCAGGGTTGAAAGGAGGTGGGGATATCAAAGACGAGAACGGTCCGATAGGTTTATAATCATTCTTACTCTTCACAACTTTATTTATCAGCCAATCAAAGCAAAGTGCACTGACCAGGACTTAAGTACACAAGTACTTAACATCTTATCTTTTCATTTGTATGTACTATGAATTTAACAGGCTTGGATACAGTACCAGCCTCAAGAGTATTTGTCCTCCAACACTGGTGACCAACACGTTTTTATGCTGCATCTGATGACCGCTAAGCAAGTAATTTTTGTATTAGATTTTCATTAGACTTTGAAACTGTTAACACTTATTTTTTATCAAGACTTATACAAATTAATAATATGAAATTGTAACGACAGCAATTTTTGCTGTCTTGCCTTTTACTTGGACTGGGTTGTTTTGTCAATCTATGGCCAGTGTGGCCAGCGAATAGAATTCCTAATAGAATGGGACTGGTTCCCAACAGACACCTTTTGTGTTCTCTGAGCCACATTAC includes:
- the LOC135551815 gene encoding protein argonaute-2-like isoform X5, whose translation is MYSSGAAGAAEMLEPPHSSGSIGSDPSDPDPPSPPVPEYVFKPPSRPDFGTMGRTIKLQANFFEMEIPKLEVYHYDIDIKPEKCPRRVNREIVEHMVQHFKTQIFGDRKPVYDGRKNLYTAMPLPIGREKVELEVTIPGEGKDRNFKVAIKWVSCVSLQALQEALSGRLPNIPFETIQALDVVMRHLPSMRYTPVGRSFFTPSEGCSNPLGGGREVWFGFHQSVRPSLWKMMLNIDVSATAFYKAQPVIEFMCEVLDFKSIEEQQKPLTDSQRVKFTKEIKGLKVEITHCGQMKRKYRVCNVTRRPASHQTFPLQQENGQTIECTVAQYFKDKYKLILRYPHLPCLQVGQEQKHTYLPLEVCNIVAGQRCIKKLTDNQTSTMIRATARSAPDRQEEISKLMRSANFNNDPYVREFGVMVRDEMTEVNGRVLQAPSILYGGRQNKAIATPIQGVWDMRNKQFHTGIEIKVWAIACFAPQRQCTELLLKAFTDQLRKISRDAGMPIQGQPCFCKYAQGADSVEPMFKHLKYTYQGLQLVVVILPGKTPVYAEVKRVGDTVLGMATQCVQVKNVQKTTPQTLSNLCLKINVKLGGVNNILLPQGRPLVFQQPVIFLGADVTHPPAGDGKKPSIAAVVGSMDAHPSRYCATVRVQQHRQDIIQDLATMVRELLIQFYKSTRFKPTRIIYYRDGISEGQFNQVRLEVLQHELLAIREACIKLEKDYQPGITFVVVQKRHHTRLFCMDRNERVGKSGNIPAGTTVDTKITHPSEFDFYLCSHAGIQGTSRPSHYHVLWDDNHFTSDELQVLTYQLCHTYVRCTRSVSIPAPAYYAHLVAFRARYHLVDKEHDSAEGSHTSGQSNGRDQQALAKAVQIHQDTLRTMYFA
- the LOC135551815 gene encoding protein argonaute-2-like isoform X7, with the protein product MYSSGAAGAAEMLEPPHSSGSIGSDPSDPDPPSPPVPEYVFKPPSRPDFGTMGRTIKLQANFFEMEIPKLEVYHYDIDIKPEKCPRRVNREIVEHMVQHFKTQIFGDRKPVYDGRKNLYTAMPLPIGREKVELEVTIPGEGKDRNFKVAIKWVSCVSLQALQEALSGRLPNIPFETIQALDVVMRHLPSMRYTPVGRSFFTPSEGCSNPLGGGREVWFGFHQSVRPSLWKMMLNIDVSATAFYKAQPVIEFMCEVLDFKSIEEQQKPLTDSQRVKFTKEIKGLKVEITHCGQMKRKYRVCNVTRRPASHQTFPLQQENGQTIECTVAQYFKDKYKLILRYPHLPCLQVGQEQKHTYLPLEVCNIVAGQRCIKKLTDNQTSTMIRATARSAPDRQEEISKLMRSANFNNDPYVREFGVMVRDEMTEVNGRVLQAPSILYGGRNKAIATPIQGVWDMRNKQFHTGIEIKVWAIACFAPQRQCTELLLKAFTDQLRKISRDAGMPIQGQPCFCKYAQGADSVEPMFKHLKYTYQGLQLVVVILPGKTPVYAEVKRVGDTVLGMATQCVQVKNVQKTTPQTLSNLCLKINVKLGGVNNILLPQGRPLVFQQPVIFLGADVTHPPAGDGKKPSIAAVVGSMDAHPSRYCATVRVQQHRQDIIQDLATMVRELLIQFYKSTRFKPTRIIYYRDGISEGQFNQVLQHELLAIREACIKLEKDYQPGITFVVVQKRHHTRLFCMDRNERVGKSGNIPAGTTVDTKITHPSEFDFYLCSHAGIQGTSRPSHYHVLWDDNHFTSDELQVLTYQLCHTYVRCTRSVSIPAPAYYAHLVAFRARYHLVDKEHDSAEGSHTSGQSNGRDQQALAKAVQIHQDTLRTMYFA
- the LOC135551815 gene encoding protein argonaute-2-like isoform X6; this translates as MYSSGAAGAAEMLEPPHSSGSIGSDPSDPDPPSPPVPEYVFKPPSRPDFGTMGRTIKLQANFFEMEIPKLEVYHYDIDIKPEKCPRRVNREIVEHMVQHFKTQIFGDRKPVYDGRKNLYTAMPLPIGREKVELEVTIPGEGKDRNFKVAIKWVSCVSLQALQEALSGRLPNIPFETIQALDVVMRHLPSMRYTPVGRSFFTPSEGCSNPLGGGREVWFGFHQSVRPSLWKMMLNIDVSATAFYKAQPVIEFMCEVLDFKSIEEQQKPLTDSQRVKFTKEIKGLKVEITHCGQMKRKYRVCNVTRRPASHQTFPLQQENGQTIECTVAQYFKDKYKLILRYPHLPCLQVGQEQKHTYLPLEVCNIVAGQRCIKKLTDNQTSTMIRATARSAPDRQEEISKLMRSANFNNDPYVREFGVMVRDEMTEVNGRVLQAPSILYGGRNKAIATPIQGVWDMRNKQFHTGIEIKVWAIACFAPQRQCTELLLKAFTDQLRKISRDAGMPIQGQPCFCKYAQGADSVEPMFKHLKYTYQGLQLVVVILPGKTPVYAEVKRVGDTVLGMATQCVQVKNVQKTTPQTLSNLCLKINVKLGGVNNILLPQGRPLVFQQPVIFLGADVTHPPAGDGKKPSIAAVVGSMDAHPSRYCATVRVQQHRQDIIQDLATMVRELLIQFYKSTRFKPTRIIYYRDGISEGQFNQVRLEVLQHELLAIREACIKLEKDYQPGITFVVVQKRHHTRLFCMDRNERVGKSGNIPAGTTVDTKITHPSEFDFYLCSHAGIQGTSRPSHYHVLWDDNHFTSDELQVLTYQLCHTYVRCTRSVSIPAPAYYAHLVAFRARYHLVDKEHDSAEGSHTSGQSNGRDQQALAKAVQIHQDTLRTMYFA